From the Streptomyces nigrescens genome, one window contains:
- a CDS encoding zinc-dependent alcohol dehydrogenase codes for MPRVACAFWLNAPGQGEIRTVPLPEPRADEVLVRTLWSGVSRGTETLVFRGGVPESQHSVMRAPFQEGDFPAPLKYGYLNVGVVEEGPSALVGRTVFCLYPHQTHYVVPASAVTPVPDSVPARRAVLAGTVETAVNALWDAAPLVGDRIAVIGAGMVGCSVAAVLARYPAVRVQLVDADPAREATAKALGVDFALPQHALGDCDLVVHASATEEGLARSLELLAPEGTVIELSWYGDRQVSLPLGEAFHSRRLVVRSSQVGAVSPARRARRTFADRLALALDLLADPAFDALITGESAFEELPGVLPRLASGDLPALCHGIRYAPADD; via the coding sequence ATGCCGCGCGTCGCTTGTGCGTTTTGGCTAAACGCTCCAGGTCAGGGTGAAATCCGGACGGTACCGCTGCCGGAACCCCGTGCCGATGAGGTTCTGGTGCGCACACTCTGGTCCGGAGTCAGCCGCGGAACGGAGACCCTGGTCTTCCGTGGCGGTGTCCCCGAGAGCCAGCATTCCGTGATGCGGGCGCCCTTCCAGGAAGGCGACTTTCCCGCACCGCTCAAATACGGCTATCTCAATGTCGGTGTCGTCGAGGAAGGGCCGTCCGCGCTGGTGGGCCGCACGGTCTTCTGCCTCTATCCGCACCAGACGCACTATGTCGTCCCGGCGAGCGCCGTCACTCCGGTACCCGACTCCGTCCCCGCCCGGCGTGCCGTACTCGCGGGCACGGTGGAGACCGCGGTGAACGCCCTGTGGGACGCCGCGCCGCTGGTCGGTGACCGGATCGCGGTGATCGGCGCGGGCATGGTGGGCTGCAGTGTCGCCGCGGTCCTCGCCCGCTACCCCGCGGTCCGGGTGCAGCTGGTGGACGCCGACCCCGCGCGGGAGGCGACCGCCAAGGCACTGGGCGTGGACTTCGCGCTGCCGCAGCACGCCCTGGGCGACTGCGACCTCGTCGTCCACGCCAGCGCCACCGAGGAGGGGCTGGCGCGCTCGCTCGAACTGCTCGCCCCGGAAGGCACCGTCATCGAGCTGAGCTGGTACGGAGACCGGCAGGTCAGCCTGCCTTTGGGGGAGGCCTTCCACTCCCGCCGGCTGGTCGTCCGCAGCAGTCAGGTGGGCGCGGTCTCCCCGGCCCGTCGCGCCCGCCGTACCTTCGCCGACCGGCTCGCCCTCGCCCTGGACCTGCTCGCCGATCCCGCCTTCGACGCACTGATCACCGGCGAGTCCGCCTTCGAGGAGCTGCCGGGCGTGCTGCCCCGGCTCGCCTCCGGCGACCTCCCGGCGCTGTGCCACGGCATCCGGTACGCACCGGCGGACGACTGA
- a CDS encoding 6-pyruvoyl trahydropterin synthase family protein, whose product MFSITVRDHLMVAHSFRGAVFGPAQRLHGATFIVDATFRRAELDADNIVVDIGLATQELGGVVGELNYRNLDDEPAFAGINTSTEALAKVIADRLADRIEAGNLGEGARELAGISVTLHESHIAWATYERTL is encoded by the coding sequence TTGTTCAGCATCACCGTCCGCGATCACCTGATGGTCGCCCACAGCTTCCGTGGCGCGGTCTTCGGCCCCGCGCAGCGTCTGCACGGCGCGACCTTCATCGTGGACGCGACCTTCCGCCGTGCGGAGCTCGACGCCGACAACATCGTCGTCGACATCGGCCTGGCCACCCAGGAACTCGGCGGCGTGGTCGGGGAGCTGAACTACCGCAACCTGGACGACGAGCCCGCCTTCGCCGGGATCAACACCTCGACGGAGGCCCTGGCCAAGGTCATCGCCGACCGGCTCGCCGACCGTATCGAGGCGGGCAACCTCGGCGAGGGCGCCCGCGAGCTGGCCGGGATATCGGTCACCCTGCATGAGTCACACATCGCCTGGGCGACATACGAGCGCACTCTGTGA
- a CDS encoding glycosyltransferase family 4 protein, with protein MTRTGATAAERVVHFVLPGDVDDPAAPSGGNTYDRRVCRDLPAAGWRVRPYALPGSWPRPDATACAALAQRLAALPDGAVVLLDGLVACGVPEVLAPEAERLRLAVLVHLPLGDETGLDPALAAELDAREHRTLHTVEAVVATSEWAARRLVTHHGLAAPRVHAVLPGADPAPLAPGTDGATGLLCVAAVTPRKGQHRLIDALATVTELPWSCACVGALDRDPGYVAQLRGAVDTFGLGDRITFTGPRAGADLEASYAAADLLVLTSYAETYGMVVTEALARGIPVLATAVDGVPEAVGQAPDGSVPGLLVPPGRPAALADALRGWLGDPQLRDRVRSSARERRAMLEGWEMTSHSLAGVLEQLRHKLRSTR; from the coding sequence GTGACCCGTACCGGCGCCACCGCCGCGGAGCGGGTGGTGCACTTCGTCCTTCCCGGTGACGTCGACGATCCGGCGGCACCCAGCGGTGGCAACACCTACGACCGCCGGGTGTGCCGCGACCTCCCGGCCGCGGGCTGGCGGGTACGCCCGTACGCGCTGCCCGGCAGCTGGCCGCGGCCGGACGCCACGGCCTGCGCGGCGCTGGCGCAGCGGCTGGCGGCGTTGCCGGACGGCGCCGTGGTCCTCCTCGACGGCCTGGTCGCCTGCGGCGTCCCCGAGGTCCTCGCCCCCGAGGCGGAACGGCTGCGGCTCGCCGTCCTCGTGCATCTCCCGCTGGGCGACGAGACCGGACTCGACCCCGCCCTGGCAGCGGAGCTGGACGCCCGCGAACACCGCACGCTGCACACCGTGGAGGCCGTCGTGGCCACCAGCGAATGGGCCGCCCGCCGGCTCGTCACGCACCACGGACTGGCGGCCCCGCGCGTCCACGCCGTCCTTCCCGGCGCCGACCCGGCGCCCCTCGCACCCGGCACCGACGGTGCCACCGGGCTGCTGTGCGTCGCCGCGGTCACCCCGCGCAAGGGACAGCACCGGCTGATCGACGCGCTGGCGACCGTCACCGAGCTGCCGTGGAGCTGCGCATGTGTCGGCGCGCTCGATCGCGACCCCGGATACGTCGCCCAACTCCGCGGCGCGGTGGACACGTTCGGCCTGGGCGACCGGATCACCTTCACCGGGCCACGGGCGGGCGCGGACCTGGAGGCGAGCTATGCCGCCGCCGACCTGCTGGTGCTCACCTCGTACGCCGAGACCTACGGCATGGTCGTCACCGAGGCGCTGGCGCGCGGGATACCGGTGCTGGCGACGGCGGTGGACGGCGTACCGGAAGCGGTCGGGCAGGCCCCCGACGGGAGCGTGCCCGGCCTGCTCGTACCGCCCGGCCGGCCCGCGGCGCTCGCCGATGCGCTGCGCGGCTGGCTGGGCGATCCACAACTGCGTGACCGGGTCAGGAGTTCGGCGCGCGAACGGCGTGCCATGCTGGAGGGGTGGGAGATGACGTCGCACAGTCTGGCCGGAGTGCTGGAACAGCTTCGGCACAAGCTCCGGAGCACGCGATGA
- a CDS encoding class I SAM-dependent methyltransferase — MSAPDRPRFAPRWLELRERADAAARAPELLRPLRAWLAERTAPAGPPGSPHGLVIRDLGCGIGSMGRWLAVRLPGPQQWILHDLDPALLELAGARMPVTADDGMPVAATTARGDLAALTADDFAGTSLVTASALLDLLTRDEVEDLAEACVGAGTPALLALSVAGRVELSPSDPFDAEITDAFNDHQRRTDQGRALLGPDAVAAAVAAFERRGATVLVQSSPWRLGCAESALTAEWLRGWVGAAHAQRPELAPEAVAYLRRRLEECAAGELTVAVHHTDLLALPPHPSGSE, encoded by the coding sequence ATGAGCGCGCCCGACCGGCCTCGATTCGCCCCGCGGTGGCTGGAGTTGCGGGAGCGCGCCGACGCCGCGGCCCGGGCACCCGAGCTGTTGCGCCCGCTGCGGGCGTGGCTCGCGGAAAGGACCGCGCCGGCGGGCCCGCCCGGCAGCCCCCACGGTCTGGTGATCCGCGATCTCGGCTGTGGCATCGGCTCCATGGGGCGCTGGCTCGCCGTCCGGCTGCCCGGCCCGCAGCAGTGGATCCTGCACGACCTGGATCCCGCGCTGCTCGAACTCGCCGGTGCGCGGATGCCGGTGACGGCCGACGACGGCATGCCCGTTGCCGCCACCACCGCGCGCGGCGATCTGGCCGCCCTCACCGCCGACGACTTCGCCGGCACCTCACTGGTCACCGCCTCCGCGCTGCTGGATCTGCTCACCCGCGACGAGGTGGAAGACCTCGCCGAGGCCTGTGTGGGCGCGGGCACCCCGGCGCTGCTGGCCCTCTCCGTCGCCGGGCGGGTCGAGCTGAGCCCGTCCGATCCGTTCGACGCCGAGATCACCGATGCCTTCAACGACCATCAGCGCCGCACGGACCAGGGCCGCGCCCTGCTCGGTCCGGACGCGGTCGCGGCGGCGGTCGCGGCGTTCGAACGGCGCGGTGCGACGGTGCTGGTGCAGTCCAGCCCGTGGCGGCTCGGCTGTGCCGAATCCGCGCTGACCGCCGAATGGCTGCGCGGCTGGGTCGGTGCCGCGCACGCCCAGCGGCCGGAGCTGGCACCCGAGGCCGTCGCGTATCTGCGCCGGCGGCTGGAGGAGTGCGCGGCGGGGGAGCTGACCGTCGCGGTGCACCACACCGATCTGCTGGCGCTGCCCCCGCACCCGTCCGGGAGCGAGTGA
- a CDS encoding lysylphosphatidylglycerol synthase transmembrane domain-containing protein → MKRSGWMAWLRLLAGLGILVALVWHLGSQAFLAGLRRIDTATLLAALGIGVLTTVCSAWRWCLVARGLGLRLPLGRAVADYYRALFLNAALPGGVLGDVHRAVHHGRSSGDLGRGVRAVALERTAGQVVLLVTGAVVLLVRPSPVLAPVVRFLASPAVALSVAAAGLLVLAVAVRLRRRRGASRGERALRTVVAEARQGLLARGVWPGVALSSAAVLAGYLGMFVLAARVAGATAPTAELVPLVVLALLAMALPLNVGGWGPREGVAAWAFGAAGLGAAQGLTTAVIYGVLAFVASLPGAAVLLARVSPLSTARPATSGAVPRQAERPPLAAATGMIRQRAAEVPSAVAGGVRSQTSQATAARGDTP, encoded by the coding sequence ATGAAGCGGTCCGGCTGGATGGCATGGCTCAGGCTGCTGGCGGGACTGGGCATCCTGGTGGCGCTGGTGTGGCACCTGGGATCGCAGGCATTCCTGGCCGGACTGCGCCGGATCGACACCGCCACCCTGCTGGCCGCGCTCGGCATCGGCGTGCTGACCACGGTGTGCAGTGCCTGGCGCTGGTGTCTGGTGGCCCGCGGCCTCGGCCTGCGGCTGCCCCTCGGCCGGGCCGTCGCCGACTACTACCGGGCGCTGTTCCTCAACGCGGCGCTGCCCGGTGGCGTCCTGGGCGATGTGCACCGCGCCGTCCATCACGGCCGCAGCTCGGGCGACCTGGGCCGGGGCGTCCGCGCGGTGGCCCTGGAGCGGACCGCCGGCCAGGTCGTGCTGCTCGTCACCGGGGCGGTCGTCCTGCTCGTCCGGCCGTCACCGGTCCTGGCGCCGGTCGTCCGCTTCCTCGCCTCGCCCGCCGTGGCCCTGTCCGTGGCCGCGGCGGGCCTGCTGGTACTGGCGGTCGCCGTCCGGCTGCGCCGGCGCCGGGGTGCCTCCCGCGGCGAACGCGCCCTGCGCACCGTAGTGGCCGAGGCACGCCAGGGCCTGCTGGCCCGCGGTGTCTGGCCCGGTGTGGCGCTCTCGTCCGCGGCGGTCCTGGCGGGCTACCTCGGGATGTTCGTGCTGGCCGCCCGGGTCGCGGGGGCCACCGCACCGACCGCCGAACTGGTGCCGCTGGTGGTGCTGGCGCTGCTCGCGATGGCGCTGCCGTTGAACGTGGGCGGCTGGGGCCCCCGGGAAGGCGTCGCCGCCTGGGCCTTCGGCGCCGCCGGACTGGGCGCGGCGCAGGGACTCACCACCGCCGTGATCTACGGCGTACTCGCCTTCGTCGCAAGCCTCCCGGGCGCCGCGGTGCTGCTGGCACGGGTCTCCCCGCTCTCCACGGCCCGGCCCGCGACGTCCGGTGCCGTGCCCCGCCAGGCGGAGCGGCCTCCCCTTGCTGCGGCTACGGGGATGATCCGGCAACGTGCTGCGGAGGTCCCGTCAGCGGTGGCCGGGGGAGTGCGATCCCAGACTTCGCAGGCCACCGCGGCTCGGGGAGACACCCCCTAG
- a CDS encoding RibD family protein, with the protein MTELLDAAAAWDRLRRIRTTDEALAAGMVADGNGGLRWQQPATPEALELAGRYLPLCLAGPRVAVAQLGQSLDGFIATRTGDADYVTGEEDRCHLHRLRALSDAVVVGAGTAVADDPRLTVRACAGDNPVRVVLDPRGRVPRGSGVFTDGAAPTLWVVGPEVTPTAPGTGTEVLVLPDAAAFAPERLLAALARRGLGRVLIEGGGVTVSRFLQERALHRLYVTVAPVLLGDGIPGLRFPGTPVMREALRPPLRRTLLGEDTLFELELRPGGGPSGGTGSGGTAD; encoded by the coding sequence ATGACTGAGCTGCTCGACGCGGCGGCCGCCTGGGACCGGCTGCGGCGCATCCGTACGACGGACGAGGCCCTCGCCGCCGGGATGGTGGCGGACGGGAACGGCGGACTCCGCTGGCAACAGCCCGCCACCCCCGAGGCGTTGGAGCTCGCCGGACGCTATCTTCCGCTCTGCCTGGCCGGCCCACGGGTCGCGGTCGCGCAGCTCGGGCAGAGCCTGGACGGCTTCATCGCGACCCGTACCGGCGATGCCGACTATGTCACCGGTGAGGAGGACCGCTGCCATCTGCACCGGCTGCGTGCCCTGTCCGATGCGGTGGTCGTCGGGGCCGGCACCGCCGTGGCGGACGATCCGCGGCTGACCGTCCGCGCCTGTGCGGGCGACAACCCGGTGCGGGTGGTGCTCGATCCGCGGGGCCGGGTGCCGCGGGGCAGCGGGGTGTTCACGGACGGCGCCGCGCCGACGCTGTGGGTGGTGGGACCGGAGGTCACCCCCACCGCTCCGGGCACCGGGACCGAGGTCCTGGTGCTGCCGGACGCGGCCGCGTTCGCCCCGGAGCGTCTGCTGGCGGCGCTGGCACGGCGCGGGCTGGGCCGGGTACTGATCGAGGGGGGCGGGGTCACCGTGTCGCGGTTTCTGCAGGAGCGGGCGCTGCACCGGCTGTATGTCACCGTCGCACCGGTCCTGCTCGGCGACGGCATCCCCGGCCTGCGGTTTCCCGGAACTCCCGTCATGCGGGAGGCGCTGCGCCCGCCGCTGCGGCGCACCCTGCTCGGCGAGGACACGCTCTTCGAGCTCGAACTGCGGCCGGGCGGTGGGCCGTCCGGCGGAACGGGGTCCGGCGGAACGGCGGACTAG
- a CDS encoding creatininase family protein gives MTASGHPTSAPGPLPADTTEDIRARRPTMAVLPIGSFEQHGAFLPLTTDTVIACTIAREVAAGRPVQVLPPLTVSCSHEHAAWPGTVSISAHTLYAVVTDIADSLRRSGIDTLILINGHGGNYVLRNVVQESAGRGVRMALFPGSADWDAARTRAGVATPSHTDMHAGEVETSILLYAHPELVKEGYESADCVADDRKQLLTLGMSAYTESGVIGRPSLASARKGQELLAGLAEAFGEYAALFGDRAEADD, from the coding sequence ATGACCGCTTCGGGACACCCGACTTCGGCCCCCGGCCCGCTGCCGGCCGACACCACGGAGGACATACGGGCACGGCGGCCGACGATGGCCGTGCTGCCCATCGGCAGCTTCGAACAGCACGGCGCCTTCCTGCCGTTGACCACCGACACCGTCATCGCCTGCACCATCGCCCGGGAGGTGGCCGCCGGCCGTCCCGTCCAGGTGCTGCCGCCGCTGACGGTGTCCTGTTCGCATGAGCACGCCGCCTGGCCGGGAACCGTCAGCATTTCGGCGCACACCCTGTATGCGGTCGTCACGGACATCGCCGATTCGCTCCGCCGGTCCGGTATCGACACCCTGATTCTCATCAACGGACATGGCGGAAATTACGTCCTGCGCAATGTGGTTCAGGAATCCGCCGGGCGCGGTGTGCGCATGGCACTGTTCCCCGGATCGGCCGACTGGGACGCGGCGCGCACCCGGGCCGGGGTGGCGACACCGTCCCACACCGATATGCATGCGGGAGAGGTCGAGACGTCCATTCTGCTGTATGCCCATCCCGAATTGGTCAAGGAAGGCTATGAATCGGCGGATTGCGTCGCCGATGACCGGAAGCAGCTGTTGACGCTCGGCATGTCGGCCTATACCGAATCCGGTGTCATCGGGCGGCCGTCGCTGGCGTCCGCCCGGAAGGGGCAGGAATTGCTGGCCGGACTGGCCGAGGCATTCGGCGAATATGCCGCGCTGTTCGGTGACCGGGCGGAAGCCGATGACTGA
- the ribA gene encoding GTP cyclohydrolase II gives MDPEASAGPDLRVAIDDALGQKPGVERVVTARLPTTYGEFLAVGYLDLRSGIEQVALVHGDVVGEQVLTRVHSECLTGDAFASTHCECGDQLSAALRAIVAAGRGILVYLQGHEGRGIGLLAKLRAMKLQEGGLDTVEANIALGLPVDAREYGVAAEMLQDLGVRSVRLLSNNPRKREALLRHGIAVAEQVPLLMPPGVENIRYLRAKRERLDHDLPHLDGIPGLS, from the coding sequence ATGGACCCCGAGGCCTCTGCCGGCCCTGACCTCCGTGTCGCAATCGATGATGCCCTCGGCCAAAAACCGGGCGTGGAACGGGTGGTGACGGCCAGGCTGCCCACGACCTATGGTGAATTTCTCGCCGTCGGCTATCTGGACCTCCGTAGCGGGATCGAGCAAGTGGCCCTGGTCCACGGCGATGTCGTGGGGGAGCAGGTGCTGACCCGGGTGCATTCGGAATGCCTGACCGGTGATGCCTTCGCCTCCACCCACTGTGAATGCGGCGACCAATTGTCCGCGGCGCTGCGCGCGATCGTGGCGGCCGGGCGCGGCATTCTCGTCTATCTCCAGGGCCATGAGGGCCGCGGTATCGGATTGCTGGCCAAGCTCCGCGCGATGAAGCTGCAGGAGGGCGGGCTGGACACGGTCGAGGCGAATATCGCGCTCGGCCTGCCGGTCGACGCCCGTGAGTACGGCGTCGCGGCGGAGATGCTGCAGGATCTCGGCGTCCGGTCCGTGCGGCTGCTGTCCAACAACCCGCGCAAGCGCGAGGCCCTGCTGCGGCACGGTATCGCCGTCGCCGAACAGGTCCCGCTGCTGATGCCGCCCGGTGTGGAGAACATCCGCTACCTCCGCGCCAAACGGGAGCGCCTGGACCACGATCTGCCGCATCTGGACGGCATACCCGGGCTGTCCTGA
- a CDS encoding CbtA family protein has translation MNSVTVRNLLVRGMLAGLAAGLLALVVAYLLGEPQVDAAIAFEDAHSHEHGMEVVSRGVQSTAGLATGVLVYGVALGGIAALVFSFALGRIGRFGARTTAALLSGAALVAVYLVPFLKYPANPPAVGDPDTIGTRTALFFLMMLLGILLAVAATMFGRRLAPKLGNWNATVAAGAAFVVAIGLAYAFLPAYDNVPEGFPGTLLWQFRLSALAIQLVLWSAFGLIFGHLAERVVPARQEATAAEAAPAVS, from the coding sequence ATGAACTCCGTCACCGTCAGAAACCTCTTGGTGCGCGGGATGCTCGCCGGTCTGGCCGCCGGTCTCCTGGCCCTTGTCGTCGCCTATCTGCTGGGCGAACCGCAGGTGGACGCCGCCATCGCGTTCGAGGACGCACACAGCCACGAACACGGGATGGAGGTCGTCAGCCGCGGTGTGCAGTCCACGGCGGGGCTGGCGACCGGCGTACTGGTCTACGGCGTGGCACTCGGCGGGATCGCCGCACTGGTCTTCTCCTTCGCCCTCGGGCGGATCGGCCGGTTCGGCGCCCGCACCACGGCAGCGCTGCTCTCCGGCGCGGCGCTGGTAGCCGTCTACCTCGTACCGTTCCTCAAGTACCCGGCCAATCCCCCTGCCGTCGGCGACCCCGACACGATCGGCACCCGCACCGCCCTGTTCTTCCTGATGATGCTGCTCGGCATCCTGCTGGCCGTCGCCGCCACGATGTTCGGCCGGCGGCTGGCTCCGAAGCTGGGCAACTGGAACGCCACGGTCGCGGCGGGCGCCGCGTTCGTGGTCGCCATCGGCCTCGCCTATGCGTTCCTTCCGGCCTACGACAACGTGCCCGAGGGCTTCCCCGGCACGCTGCTGTGGCAGTTCCGGCTGTCGGCGCTCGCCATCCAACTGGTGCTGTGGTCCGCCTTCGGGCTGATCTTCGGTCACCTCGCGGAGCGCGTCGTACCGGCGCGGCAGGAGGCCACCGCGGCCGAGGCGGCACCCGCCGTCTCCTGA
- a CDS encoding CbtB domain-containing protein, which produces MAQTIAPPATGAVTPAPIPLKAIAPWALFTGVLMLVLLYFIGAEQGATSLLSGTDVHEWVHDGRHLLGFPCH; this is translated from the coding sequence ATGGCCCAGACCATCGCACCCCCGGCCACCGGCGCCGTCACCCCGGCCCCGATCCCCCTCAAGGCAATCGCTCCGTGGGCGCTGTTCACCGGCGTCCTGATGCTGGTCCTGCTGTACTTCATCGGCGCGGAGCAGGGTGCCACCTCGCTGCTCTCCGGTACGGACGTCCACGAGTGGGTCCACGACGGGCGCCACCTGCTCGGCTTCCCCTGCCACTGA
- a CDS encoding histidine phosphatase family protein, which yields MTTRVMLVSPAAGEAQREVRFDDDGPLSESGLRRVRAVAGELPAAGRTFASPSVRCRRTAEELGLSVLPAAELAGCAMGGWRGRTLTEVADAEPAAVAGWLSDPDFTGHGGESLRQLCDRIAGWLTGAALEAGRVLAVVEPDVVRAAAVCALRVSPDAFWRLDVPPLTVTELSGRGGRWNLGLGRELGRR from the coding sequence ATGACAACTCGGGTGATGTTGGTCTCACCGGCCGCGGGCGAGGCCCAGCGTGAGGTGCGCTTCGACGATGACGGCCCGCTGAGCGAGTCGGGACTGCGCCGTGTCCGGGCCGTTGCCGGGGAGCTGCCGGCCGCCGGCCGGACCTTCGCCTCGCCCTCCGTCCGGTGCCGCCGCACGGCCGAGGAGCTCGGGCTGTCCGTGCTGCCCGCGGCGGAGCTGGCGGGCTGTGCGATGGGCGGCTGGCGCGGGCGGACCCTGACCGAGGTCGCGGACGCCGAGCCGGCCGCGGTGGCCGGCTGGCTCTCGGACCCGGATTTCACCGGGCACGGCGGGGAGTCGCTGCGGCAGCTGTGCGACCGGATCGCGGGCTGGCTGACGGGGGCGGCCCTGGAGGCGGGCCGGGTGCTGGCCGTCGTCGAACCGGATGTCGTGCGCGCCGCGGCGGTGTGCGCCCTGCGGGTCTCTCCGGACGCGTTCTGGCGGCTGGACGTGCCGCCACTGACCGTGACCGAGCTGAGTGGCCGGGGCGGGCGCTGGAACCTGGGGCTGGGGCGGGAGCTGGGCCGCAGGTGA
- a CDS encoding SPW repeat protein, which produces MADVSHPRGDLAGHPDATEMQARYERVLGGRDVVLVDGPVLLVGLYCAVSPWVLHFAAAQPALVAHNLILGLAIALMAVGFTVTPERMYGLSGAMCAIGVWMIISPWIVGSAPDAGVIWNNVIIGVLTFLLGAMCVAAASKSRRGT; this is translated from the coding sequence ATGGCCGACGTCTCACACCCCAGGGGAGATCTCGCAGGTCACCCCGACGCTACTGAGATGCAGGCACGGTATGAGCGGGTGCTCGGCGGGCGTGATGTCGTGCTCGTCGACGGACCTGTGCTCCTGGTCGGCCTGTACTGCGCCGTCTCACCGTGGGTTCTCCACTTCGCCGCCGCACAGCCGGCGCTCGTGGCGCACAACCTCATTCTCGGTCTCGCGATCGCCCTGATGGCGGTCGGCTTCACCGTGACTCCTGAGCGGATGTACGGCCTGAGCGGCGCGATGTGCGCGATCGGCGTGTGGATGATCATCTCGCCGTGGATCGTCGGCAGCGCTCCGGACGCCGGCGTGATCTGGAACAACGTCATCATCGGTGTCCTGACCTTCCTGCTCGGCGCCATGTGTGTCGCCGCAGCGTCGAAGAGCCGCCGCGGCACCTGA
- a CDS encoding methyltransferase has product MPHENQPSDEARGTLVQIACGAMATYTVGAAVRLGVVDQIADGARTADELAAECAAHPQAMGRLLRTLAGLGLLDERAGGTFTVTPAGALLRSDGHRSLHSFVRMFSDPTMLRAWERLDESVRTGETSFDAVFGKDFFGHLAEQPELSADFNAAMSDGTRDTAAVLPSAFDFGRFTTVADIGGGDGTLLAAILQAHPSLGGILFDSAEGLAQAGTKLAREGLADRCSLVAGDFFATAPVGADVYLLKSVIHDWNDAQCTDILRYCRRVIPDGGRLLIVEPVLPPVVDASVSGVVYLSDLNMLVNVGGRERTRDDFAQLCRGAGFEIRTVTRLPEPSRFSVIEAAPV; this is encoded by the coding sequence ATGCCGCACGAGAACCAGCCGTCGGACGAGGCCCGGGGGACCCTGGTCCAGATCGCCTGCGGAGCGATGGCGACCTACACGGTGGGCGCCGCCGTCCGGCTGGGGGTCGTCGATCAGATCGCCGACGGCGCGCGGACCGCGGACGAACTGGCGGCGGAGTGCGCGGCCCACCCGCAGGCCATGGGCCGGTTGTTACGGACGCTGGCCGGTCTCGGACTGCTCGACGAGCGGGCCGGCGGCACCTTCACCGTCACCCCGGCCGGCGCCCTGCTGCGCAGTGACGGCCACCGTTCGCTGCACTCCTTCGTCCGGATGTTCAGCGACCCCACCATGCTCCGGGCCTGGGAGCGGCTGGACGAGAGTGTGCGCACCGGCGAGACCTCCTTCGACGCGGTCTTCGGCAAGGATTTCTTCGGCCACCTCGCCGAACAGCCGGAACTCTCCGCCGACTTCAACGCCGCGATGAGCGACGGCACCCGCGACACCGCCGCCGTGCTGCCGTCGGCCTTCGACTTCGGCCGCTTCACGACGGTGGCCGACATCGGGGGCGGTGACGGCACCCTGCTCGCCGCGATCCTGCAGGCCCATCCGTCGCTCGGCGGCATCCTCTTCGACAGCGCGGAGGGCCTCGCCCAGGCCGGTACGAAGCTGGCGCGCGAGGGGCTGGCGGACCGCTGTTCCCTCGTGGCGGGGGACTTCTTCGCCACCGCCCCCGTGGGCGCCGACGTGTACCTCCTCAAGAGCGTGATCCATGACTGGAACGACGCGCAGTGCACGGACATCCTCCGCTACTGCAGGCGGGTCATCCCCGACGGTGGCCGCCTGCTGATCGTCGAGCCGGTGCTGCCGCCCGTGGTCGATGCCTCGGTGTCCGGGGTCGTCTACCTCAGTGACCTCAACATGCTGGTCAACGTCGGCGGCCGGGAGCGCACCCGGGACGACTTCGCGCAGCTGTGCCGTGGCGCGGGCTTCGAGATCCGTACGGTCACCCGGCTCCCGGAGCCCAGCCGCTTCAGCGTCATCGAGGCCGCGCCGGTGTGA